From Salvia splendens isolate huo1 chromosome 3, SspV2, whole genome shotgun sequence, a single genomic window includes:
- the LOC121795628 gene encoding selT-like protein, which produces MDRAQLLLVGLPLFLFCSDIFSLFSPAPVKPAAPHNHHLHADSQPLIQPLEFPTQKPSGIGYGNTVSIDFCSSCSYRGTAVTMKNMLESQFPGINVVLANYPPPLPKRMLSKVVPVIQFGVIGIIMGGEHIFPRLGFAAPPQWYYSMRANRFGSMASTWLLGNFLQSFLQNTGAFEVYCNGELAFSKLKENRFPGEIELKELIARRIVNSRVII; this is translated from the exons ATGGATCGGGCACAGCTTCTGTTGGTAGGTCTCCCCCTTTTCCTCTTTTGCTCCGACATCTTCAGCCTCTTCTCTCCGGCGCCGGTGAAGCCCGCCGCTCCCCACAACCACCACCTCCACGCCGATTCGCAGCCACTAATCCAGCCCCTGGAATTTCCTACTCAG AAACCAAGTGGGATTGGTTATGGAAACACTGTTAGCATTGACTTCTGTTCATCTTGTTCTTACAG AGGGACTGCAGTCACAATGAAGAATATGTTAGAAAGTCAGTTTCCCGGGATCAATGTTGTTCTTGCAAattatcctcctcctctgcctaAGCGCATGTTAAGCAAGGTCGTACCGGTGATACAATTTGGTGTGATTGGCATTATAATGGGTGGTGAGCATATTTTTCCGAGGCTAGGATTTGCTGCACCACCCCAATGGTACTATTCCATGCGTGCAAATAGATTTGGGAGCATGGCAAGTACTTGGCTACTTGGGAACTTCCTTCAGTCTTTCCTGCAAAACACTGGTGCTTTTGAAGTGTACTGTAATGGTGAACTG GCGTTCTCCAAACTTAAGGAGAATAGGTTCCCTGGAGAGATAGAGTTGAAAGAACTCATTGCTCGAAGGATTGTTAATTCAAGGGTGATAATCTGA